A genomic segment from Micromonospora echinaurantiaca encodes:
- a CDS encoding phospholipase D-like domain-containing protein yields MSDDAQWSFRSPLSLLERWRDRADGARLRELLVTGFTLDLGFLERFAVPTVRALGARITVLADAGQAVHDPVDVRRAGVAYQHGHAFCRGAFHPKLAVLLGDEDVWLAVGSGNPTTSGWGHNREVWLTVGSGLDRGPRLLHDVANWLVDLPTVVAVPSWIAATMREIAGRMRPAEVNEDWSSVRVVGNLRQSLLGHLPTDAVAELRLAAPFYDPEAAAVRALVDRMKPHAVRVAVQPAFGRFEGRSLLRATEPAVEREFRELAASPALHGKVVEWTTPAGVTSGLTGSANITAAALLRSTVQGGNCELAVLAPHPVSLFPEGDDRGEGAVAQLRAGRSTSATGSPAPTLLGCAVVEGALLVELAAPVTGRVVVEISHSGEPDTWQAVGVVPVAQATARFLLPEVAGGAVRVVVDVDGVRVESAAVFVTDPYRCRPVRDAVDGPRLGRGTPYEAIEVFTDPMLAARFTADLERLSGLLPPRRHTQPSTSDRQVVDVRTGTDRWRDYLEDCDRILGPDLSRLVFPHRPGTVDDTASGFVVDDVRENEPTDEEDAAGADTTTEKDPSADGDPLGVDRLSESERARYRDFATRWAEAVSTPAVEGDRTSLPPMSLRMLVASMYLTLLAEGMWRDDDWRTDLRWLAWALVPDDSALDELPAEAFAHLYAWLALVVATLREGARLHGSRDADALLTAAWRDAAEWVADTDLALAEELLLPAGHLFAVAASASALRETVELAHAAKHDSYAEARSAFAAAGLDVRLDGGVWRLDGVTGSPQRAAADVVTTVRLVSRRPVVAVARTGNRAVLVACDDRTMLLVDSRAVMWSVYDLSPLRTPLSLVADAGNGPPPGARTRRPLHTPPPQVRELGELLGVDLAATAAGLRS; encoded by the coding sequence ATGAGCGACGACGCGCAGTGGTCGTTCCGGTCACCACTCAGCCTGCTGGAACGGTGGCGGGACCGGGCCGACGGGGCCCGGCTGCGGGAGCTGCTCGTCACCGGGTTCACCTTGGACCTGGGGTTCCTGGAGCGGTTCGCAGTGCCCACCGTCCGGGCGCTCGGCGCGCGGATCACCGTGCTGGCCGACGCCGGGCAGGCGGTGCACGACCCGGTGGACGTCCGGCGTGCGGGCGTGGCGTACCAGCACGGTCACGCGTTCTGCCGGGGCGCCTTCCACCCGAAACTGGCCGTCCTGCTCGGAGACGAAGACGTGTGGCTGGCGGTGGGGTCCGGCAACCCGACCACGTCCGGGTGGGGCCACAACCGGGAGGTGTGGCTCACCGTCGGCAGCGGCCTCGACCGTGGCCCACGGCTGCTACACGACGTGGCGAACTGGCTGGTCGACCTGCCGACGGTGGTGGCGGTACCGAGCTGGATCGCGGCGACCATGCGGGAGATCGCCGGACGGATGCGCCCTGCGGAGGTGAACGAGGACTGGTCGTCGGTGCGCGTCGTCGGCAACCTGCGCCAGTCGCTGCTGGGTCATCTGCCCACCGACGCGGTGGCGGAGCTGCGTCTGGCCGCACCGTTCTACGACCCGGAGGCCGCGGCGGTACGCGCGCTGGTCGACCGGATGAAACCCCATGCGGTACGCGTCGCGGTGCAGCCGGCCTTCGGCCGGTTCGAGGGCCGGTCGCTGCTGCGGGCCACCGAACCGGCGGTGGAGCGCGAGTTCCGGGAGCTGGCCGCGAGCCCGGCGCTGCACGGCAAGGTGGTCGAGTGGACGACCCCCGCCGGGGTGACCAGCGGGCTGACCGGGAGCGCCAACATCACGGCGGCAGCGCTGCTGCGCAGCACCGTGCAGGGCGGCAACTGCGAGCTGGCCGTCCTGGCACCGCACCCGGTGTCGCTCTTTCCCGAGGGCGACGACCGGGGCGAGGGCGCGGTGGCCCAGTTGCGGGCAGGTCGGAGCACGAGCGCGACAGGCAGTCCGGCGCCGACCCTGCTCGGTTGCGCGGTCGTCGAGGGGGCGCTGCTGGTGGAGCTGGCCGCCCCGGTGACCGGGCGGGTGGTCGTGGAGATCTCGCACTCCGGTGAGCCGGACACCTGGCAGGCCGTGGGTGTCGTTCCGGTCGCCCAGGCCACGGCGCGGTTCCTGCTGCCGGAGGTGGCCGGCGGCGCGGTGCGCGTGGTCGTCGACGTCGACGGCGTTCGCGTCGAGTCGGCCGCCGTCTTCGTCACCGACCCGTACCGGTGCCGACCGGTGCGGGACGCCGTTGATGGGCCACGCCTGGGCCGGGGAACGCCGTATGAGGCGATCGAGGTCTTCACCGACCCGATGCTCGCCGCGCGGTTCACCGCCGACCTGGAACGGCTGTCCGGCCTGCTGCCGCCCCGGCGCCACACCCAACCGTCGACGTCGGATCGGCAGGTCGTGGACGTCCGCACCGGCACCGATCGGTGGCGAGACTACCTCGAGGACTGCGACCGCATCCTCGGGCCGGATCTGTCCCGGCTCGTCTTTCCGCACCGGCCGGGGACGGTCGACGACACCGCGTCGGGCTTCGTCGTCGACGACGTACGCGAGAACGAGCCGACCGACGAGGAGGACGCCGCCGGGGCCGACACGACGACGGAGAAGGACCCGTCGGCGGACGGCGACCCGTTGGGCGTCGACCGGCTGAGCGAGAGCGAGCGGGCCCGTTACCGGGACTTCGCCACTCGGTGGGCCGAGGCGGTCAGCACGCCGGCCGTGGAGGGCGACCGGACCTCGCTTCCACCGATGAGCCTCCGGATGCTCGTCGCCTCGATGTACCTGACGCTGCTCGCGGAAGGCATGTGGCGCGACGACGACTGGCGTACCGATCTGCGGTGGCTGGCGTGGGCGCTGGTGCCCGACGACAGCGCCCTGGACGAGCTGCCCGCCGAGGCGTTCGCGCACCTGTACGCGTGGCTCGCCCTGGTGGTGGCGACCCTGCGGGAGGGCGCGCGACTGCACGGCAGCCGGGACGCCGACGCGCTGCTCACCGCCGCTTGGCGGGACGCCGCCGAGTGGGTGGCCGACACCGACCTGGCGCTGGCCGAGGAGCTGCTGCTGCCGGCCGGGCACCTGTTCGCCGTGGCAGCGAGCGCGTCCGCGCTACGGGAGACCGTCGAGCTCGCGCACGCCGCCAAGCACGACTCGTACGCCGAGGCCAGATCGGCGTTCGCCGCCGCCGGGCTCGACGTGCGCCTCGACGGGGGCGTCTGGCGGCTCGACGGCGTCACCGGCAGCCCGCAGCGGGCCGCGGCCGACGTGGTCACCACGGTGCGCCTTGTGAGCCGCCGACCGGTGGTGGCGGTGGCCCGTACCGGGAACCGTGCGGTGCTGGTCGCCTGCGACGACCGGACCATGCTGCTGGTCGACTCCCGCGCTGTGATGTGGTCCGTGTACGACCTGTCGCCCTTGCGTACGCCGCTCTCCCTCGTCGCGGATGCGGGCAACGGGCCGCCGCCCGGCGCCCGCACCCGCCGGCCGCTGCACACCCCACCTCCACAGGTGCGTGAGCTGGGCGAACTGCTCGGCGTCGACCTCGCCGCCACGGCCGCCGGCCTGCGATCCTGA
- a CDS encoding DivIVA domain-containing protein — protein MAVYRSRDALAGPLGLDRLAALALPFTRVGRRGYRPAGVDALLHRLAHELRERIRERDRALVENQRIKDALHI, from the coding sequence ATGGCCGTCTACCGCAGCCGCGACGCCCTCGCCGGGCCGCTCGGCCTCGACCGTCTCGCCGCGCTGGCGCTGCCGTTTACCCGGGTCGGCCGGCGCGGCTACCGGCCCGCTGGCGTCGACGCCCTGCTCCACCGGCTCGCCCACGAGCTGCGCGAACGCATCCGGGAGCGGGACCGCGCCCTGGTCGAAAACCAGCGCATCAAAGACGCCCTGCACATCTGA